A region from the Neurospora crassa OR74A linkage group V, whole genome shotgun sequence genome encodes:
- a CDS encoding nuclear protein SNF4, variant produces MDDSCTPPDQAASGTGSDAAGVSPQASQPSTASAGNSNTDPNLNGPLTLRPGHELPFVAPSSYLRPKPSSRTMSDKTSNPLDKDQMQGLRGIREFLKVRTSYDVLPLSFRLVILDNDLLIRKSLNILIQNGIVSAPLWDSRNGTFAGLLTSTDYINVIQYYCQFPHEIDQVDQFRLSSLRDIERAIGVLPLETVSVHPMRPLYEACRRMLKTRARRIPLIDTDDETGRETVVSVITQYRILKFIAVNNEQHTMLLKKPVREIGLGTYTDLATANMNSSVLDVIHLMVKYNISAVPIVDKDNRVMNLFEAVDVIPCIKGGAYDELTATVGDALSQRAEDFGGIYTCSEEDRLDSIFETIRKSRVHRLIVVDDDSRLKGIISLSDILKYVLLYGEEEDDLQEY; encoded by the exons ATGGACGACTCTTGTACTCCCCCTGACCAGGCGGCTTCTGGTACCGGCAGTGATGCCGCCGGTGTTTCTCCCCAGGCTTCCCAACCTTCCACAGCCTCAGCTGGGAACAGCAATACCGATCCCAATCTCAATGGCCCATTGACGCTCCGACCTGGTCACGAGCTGCCTTTCGTTGCGCCATCATCCTACCTTCGTCCCAAACCAAGCAGTCGCACAATGTCAGATAAGACGTCAAATCCCCTGGACAAGGACCAGATGCAGGGTCTG AGAGGTATTCGCGAGTTCCTCAAGGTCCGCACCAGTTACGATGTCTTGCCGCTCTCCTTCCGCCTAGTCATACTCGACAACGATCTCCTTATCAGGAAGAGCCTCAATATTCTGATCCAAAACG GCATTGTCTCGGCACCGCTCTGGGACTCGCGCAACGGAACCTTTGCTGGCTTGCTTACTAGCACTGACTACATCAATGTCATCCAATATTACTGCCAGTTCCCCCACGAAATCGATCAAGTCGATCAATTTCGGCTGAGTAGCCTTCGAG ATATCGAAAGGGCCATTGGTGTTCTGCCGCTCGAGACCGTATCTGTCCATCCCATGCGCCCATTGTACGAAGCCTGTCGACGAATGCTTAAAACGCGAGCTCGGAGAATTCCCTTGATCGACACGGACGACGAGACAGGCCGAGAGACTGTTGTCAGTGTTATCACACAATACCGCATCCTGAAGTTCATCGCGGTCAACAACGAGCAGCACACGATGTTGCTAAAGAAGCCCGTGAGGGAGATTGGCTTGGGAACCTACACCGACCTTGCTACGGCGAACATGAACAGCTCCGTTCTGGATGTCATTCACCTCATGGTCAAGTACAACATCTCGGCTGTGCCAATTGTCGACAAGGACAACAGAGTTATGAATCTATTTGAAGCCGTCGACGTCATACCCTGTATCAAAGGGGGTGCGTACGACGAGCTGACAGCGACTGTTGGCGACGCCTTGTCTCAGAGAGCTGAAGATTTCGGGGGCATTTACACGTGCAGCGAAGAGGATCGCCTGGACTCGATATTCGAAACCATCCGAAAGTCTCGAGTACATAGGTTAATTGTTGTTGACGATGACAGCCGCCTCAAGGGAATCATCTCTCTCTCGGATATCCTCAAATACGTATTGCTCTacggcgaggaagaggatgaccTACAGGAATATTAA